In Vitis vinifera cultivar Pinot Noir 40024 chromosome 4, ASM3070453v1, the genomic window AACACAATTTTAGTGTATAGATTAAAAAAGTGCATAAAAGAGATCGGAATTAGCTTTAAACCCAActcaaatacttttttgttgATGAACAATCTTGGGAGAGAAGATTTTGCTTTAGGGTTTGTCGAgaataaggaagaagaagatgtggTGTGGAAGAGAAGAATGGGAAGGGTAATTTTAGGTATATTGGTAATATTTGGTGGGTGTATTAATAGAATTTATGTTTTGAAGTGAATGTGTAAAGATATTAGACAGATGCTTTTATATTCtcttatatgaaaattattattcatcatttattgttattttacaACAATTCGCTTTTAGCCTTATCTGTAGGCTCTAGAAAACCTAAGTTATATAGTAACTCGCTAGAACTCATAAATTTTTCCTAAAACTCTCAAACCATTCAAATGattgaattaaaagaaaatagaaatgggtcATGTTCATGTTTAATTGCTCTACCTGTCTAACCCATTTAACATGTGCACTTAATCATATCAAAATGACTCGTTTATAAGCCAACCCATTTTATGACCCATGTAATCTAtgcaaatttattaatttatatatttaaaaatgtttaaaaaaaatgaaatcattttttattatgatatcttgtagttaaaaaaaaaaaattaaataagtaaaatattatatatttcattataaaattttaaaatattttataattaaaacattaaataaaagaataaacatataaaattacaattttaatttacttcttatattataaatatattataattaaaattaaataattaaataaattaaaattaaaattaaaaaaattaaacttgagAGTTGAAGCaactaaaaaatttcaaaataatatatttataaattcaaaatagGTTAAATGGATTATAATTATGTTAACAGGTTTAATGAGTTAGAATCATGTTAACATGTTTAATAGGTTAAACTCATGTTAATAGGTTATCTATGACAATTCATACACAATCTAACTTAACATATATGTTAAACAATTTGTGTCGTGTTATCCATGTAATAAAGGTTGTATTTGTGTCAAGTCATTCTAACACAattattaaatggatcatatttgaGTTGAacaaattttcactatttcatACCTCAACACAACATAACCCATTATCACCCATAACAGATAGAAGGCAAAGGTTCCTTGTCAATAACTCTCCCTTTGGATTCATCTTATTTTTGAGTTAAGGCCTATGAGGAACTCAAAAACCCTCTTTTTCAAAGATCCTATTGCACTGAGTTCTATCGTTCACTCCCATTTAGCATCATAATATTGATCTAGTTTCTAGTATAGACCCTTAACGTACTATAATATTTAGCCACAATTTAGCTCTCCTATTTCAACTCACAAATTCAAATTCTAATCTCAAATATCTAAGTCGAATTTTCCGTAGATGAATAAGTCTCAACAATAGCATCTCACATCTTTTTTGCCATTGATAAGAAAATGTAGGTTTGGCTAATCTTGGGTTTCATTGAGTTGACTAGCCATGTCATAATTATTGAGTTTTTTGCTTTCCATATGTGAAACACCATCTCATCATCTTGTTTGGGTGGCTTTGTGGAACTAGTGAGGTATCCAAACTTTCCTTTccaatgaatatatatatatatatatatatcttcacAAATTGGGACCATTGTAAATAATTCTACCCATTCAAAATGTGAGTTGTGATCTAAAGTGATGGGGTTTTATTAACAAGTTGTCGAATCAACCGATGAGGCTCTTCATAATTGTTTCTAGAAGCTTCTTCTCTAGTAACTCTCAACATGATTACATAGAGAGTCTTAGAATCCTAATCTGaatagaaaactaatttaaGATAAGAGATACTTATCCCTGATTTATAGGCCTACCAACTAGATTTATCACAACTAATTCTCGTTGTACATTTTTACAATAGATTATCtaaaacaatcaaatataaatataagaataaaaacTCCTTGCACCATAAGGTCAACCTAACACATTAATGAAATTTGCAAATAATAGTCTATATTCCCAATAGACCTCCATAGACAAATGAttcatagaaatatttttttttagttgaaccTCTCTAACCTTTCCTAACCATAAAagattcttgtttttttcttattagcAAATTAATTTACACATTCACACACATGTGCATTAAAATAAGGTACATaacagaaaaaaaatgcaacttGATTATATAGCAAGTGTACAAGGCACACCAAGgctaaagaagaaagaaaatagaatttgtGACATACTAACCCATCATGTACTCAGATTATCAGCAAAATCCAATAAAGAAATATTGGACTTTGTTTGGAAGTTGTTcgtaaaaatggttttttgttctttagaatAGAAAAAAGTTTTCTAACTcataaaacatgtttgataCACTTCTAACAAAATAACTTTTCAAAATAGAGCAAATTTTAGGTgttctcaatttctttttataaagttttctaagcaataactaaaaatatggagaatactttaaaaacttttgcattgtacataactGCATAGTAAATGCATAGAGAACAAGccaagaaaactatttttcatatttgagtttccaaacaaaattttgttcctaaaaataattgagaactgtttttcttaaaaattgttttgagaaccgttttcaaaaacaatcctaaacaagCCCTTGGCATCTCCCATCAAACACACTGACCACAAAAGTACATATTTAAGAAAGGTATTTCACAACCACATCCAAATGCTCCAACTTTTTGAAGATTATTCCTCTTTTCCCTATGGTCCGAAACAAATAGAAATGAATTATTCTCTAAACAAGTTAGTATCTTTTATCCCCCAAAATTTGTCATACCAACCAAAAGCACATAATTGATTGcacaaaaaacaacttaaaaaacACCAAACAAGGAGAACACCAAGAACCACAAGCTAAAGGCACACTAGCAATAGATTAAAATATGACCGATTGAACTATTATTTCCATATAAAGAAAACACCAATAAAATAAGGTCTAACTTTATCTCATCTATTGATCAACTAGAAGAATTTCCCCCATACcacctcccaagcaaaaaaaatattcagCTTGAAAGGTCCCATAAGCACCAAAATAGACAATTAAAATAGACAATTCTTCTATTTTGTACCTTCCATAAGCACAACAGGGTCACATTCCATACTTTCCTCTTCCTTTTGCAAACAAACCCTTCTTGATAACTATCCAAGGAATCCTATAGACTTAAGAAATGCTCCAGAAATACCAAATGAGTAAAACAATGAAGACCATAAACTATGAGCCATCTGGTAATGTATAATCAAGTGACCAATCAATTGCTTATCATGCTTACACAAAAAACACTAATTGGTTATTATCCTACCCTTCACCTAAGCTGGTCCAAGATGAGAATCTTATCCTCTTTGAACATTCTTAAATATGTTGATTTTATCTTTGACTCCCTGTTAGAGAGTCAAGGCCCTTGAAGCTAATCATTCTTTCTCTTACGagtctttttcttcttaataaaagagAGGAAAAGGCATTAGCTTATAAGAGCATTGTGTATTTCCATCGTAATTGAGCAACATATAAGAATACCTTTGGAAAATGAGATCAATACCACAAGATAATAAGACTAGCTCTAGAAATCAGTAAACACTTGAATGCATAGAgaagaaatgagtttgaagcaACATAGAACTTCAATTTTGTAAGATTATGATCTATTGACCTGGAATTAAAGGAGCCTAATGCTGCCTCAAAGGCACAGAAAACAATTTACCTGGTCAAGAGCAGACAATTGCATGAACCTTTCATAGAACAATTCCCAATCTGGCTCAACATCAACATTAATGGGTGTCACTAAGTAAACTAGATGCAAATCAGATGCAAGAACAAATCCTTCTCGTGCCCTTGAAAGATCATCCAGCACAACCTAGGAAAACAATGGCAAAagcataatttaaatttactcAACATAGTTTACACCACCTGCATGGCTTAAGTTACATAAatatagagaaataaaaataggCAAACTAATTGAGAATTGAAATTACTCAAAAAGGCACCAATAACAGAAAACTAGTTAGAAAGGTTGTAAAAGAGAAAGCACAGGCAAAGGGAAAAAATGAGAGCTGCAAAGATATTacaagtgattcttcaggaCAGAGAGAACTGCCAAAAGCTGCCCGTCCAAGAGGAGTGGTGCTGTATAACTTAGTATCTTCATTCCATTCAAGAAATTTTCTGTGGCATAACCACCTAAGAGAATCCTGTGCTGATTTAACCACATCTTGAAATGGCTTGGTGGAATTAAGAAGAGTGCACCTAACATATCGATTAATATCATTAGCAGTTTGAACAATTCCACTAGCCACAACTTCCAAGATTGCATGAGTCATTCCATTCTTATCTTCAGAGAGACAAGAATACAATGGTGGACAACTCTCATTGAGAAGTCCACAAATTCTTTTGACCTCCTCAGGTTTGCAAATCAGTACCTGGTTTGGGtaggaaaaaatgaagaacttAATGAGTAAAtctaaagattaaaaaaacctGAAAGTGTGTTAACTGAAAGTCTGAAACACATAATAAAGCAGAAGTTACTCAAATTGGTATAAAACAGCTCCCAGATAAACATTAGATCAACACATTAAGCAATGAAATAACCCAGTAACACGTtcatagaataaaatataaacataCAAAAACAATAGAACATACACTTTCCCCTTTTGTATCTATTCCAGTTCGTCCAGCCCGTCCAGCCATCTGTTTGTACCTAGTTCCATCAATAAAATCACGACCAATCCTTGGTTGTCGGAAAATGACCCTCCTAGCAGGGAGGTTAACACCAGCAGCTAAGGTAGATGTAGCAGTTAAGACACGTAGGAGCCCTTTGCGATAGCATGTCTCGACAATATCTCTTTCCTCAACCTGTATTAAAAGAGCAGAACTGCTAGACACTCAGAAATTGGGAGgctcatataatttaaaatcaagaagaaCACTTGAAAAATGCAACAACCTCAAAAAGAAATAGATAGATGAATCAAAAGTTGAAAATTAAGAAGCATCCTTTGTACATTCACTGcaagaaattttaattaccaCAACAGGAATACATGAAGTTAGACGTAACCAAAAGGACCATACCGTGAGGCCAGCATGGTGATAGGCAACACCAGAAGGGAGAGTTTCTTCCAGTATAGGATCCAGTCCCGCAGGAGATCTCCGTAAGGCATCAATAGCTGAACTAATATCAACAAACTCACCAGTATTGTTATGGGCATTGGTAGAGAATTTTTTGAGGAATTTTGAAACATGCCTTGCAGTAAATTCACATCCTTTTCTACTAGAGCAAAATAGTAGCACTGAATGACCCTCCTGAACAACCTGAATTTGTTTTGACCACTACATCATTCAACTCTAGTGCCCATATAAAGCTTCATTAGAAACAGAAAAGAAAGAGTCCCTACCTCATTGCACAATTCCACAATATGATCAGGATCTTTACCACCAAGATCAGCTGTTTTCGATATTGTCCTAATAATATCCATTTTCTTGTCATAAATGGTGTTACCAACTTTAATGTATTCCTCCAATGGAACTGGTCGGAAATCTGTTTGGTACAATGCTGCCTGCACCaacattttgaaaaacaaagcaaCGAATTTAGTAAATACACAAGAAGGTAGGAGCCATCCAGTTCGTATGAGGTATAAAATAAGCAATATTAGAAGCTCCAACAAAACcaatattaattcaaatgttATCTTTGATAAGAAGACACTATGGTTATTTCTTCCCTTCAAGAATGAGACATGTATATAGAGGTGCAATGATCCTGAGGAAGAAAAATAACTCACTTACTTGAAGCCAATCAGCAACCGCTGCTACATTAGGCATGGTTGCACTCATCCCAACAATTTGCAGACCATGAGCAGGATCAGATTTGCCACTGCTCATATTTGAACTCTCACCACTAACTGATTCAACATGTCCTTCACCAGCAGCATAACGAAGCTTTGTCAACAGAAGTTCCAAAAGATAACCCCTATTCTGATCGCCAACCTGTCAATGGATACAAGCAAAGTCAATGGCACCTCCATGAtagatttataataaatttcttctttaggtctaatatatatatacatatctatatatatatatatatatatatatatatatatatggtgaaAAGAAAGCAATTGGGAGGAAAGCACAACgaagacaaaaaaatataactgCAAAaggatttttataaaaacataacTACAAAAAAGTATGGTAGACCAAAAGAAGTACCATGTGCAATTCATCTATTACAATAATTCCAATTTCTGACAGGCGACCCTCTTCCAGCAATCTGTTGATTAAAGAGTTTGCCTTCTCAATTGTGCATACAGCTACAGAAGTGTCTTTAGGAAGTGTTCCACCACCTTGATTTCCATAGTAACTACGGACATGCTTACCAAGTGGTTCCAGGAGGACTTCCAGATGCTCTGCCTGCATCAGTCAGGACATAGATTCAAAAGAATATAATACAAAAGGCATAACAAAAGTTAAGTGTCAAAAAACTGCTAGGATCAGGAGGGAAAACAATAAGCACCTTTTCTGCACAAATTGAAACATATGGAAGTACAAGAAGTGCCATTTTTCCCGTTGATATTAGTCGTCGCAACATTAAAATTTCAGCAACAAAACTTTTGCCAGCACTGTAGCAGAGGAagcaagcttaagcaacaaatagACACTtcacaaacaaataaaacacCTAAAAGTGAATACTTTCTCAATTATCATTATGGGTTCTAAGTAAACGCAACTATATTGCTAAGACAACAGAGATTGCAAAAGACCCATAGATATCCAAAAGGTAGAAAGTCTATGTGAACCAgtggaaaatacaaaagaaaaaactctGTTAAACTAAGGAACTAAATGCTATTGATTGTATGTTATTAGGCGCAATAACATAGTTAACTGCACATTAATAACCATAATCAATTGTTTGCTGCATTAAACAAACTAGTTGACATGGAAAATCTTTGaaattcttcttccatgtaAGACTCTGCTAGATTTGAATTTGCATGATGTCTACAGCACTCATTCAGGGAAAACAGATATAAAGAAGAACAATAACAACTGCTATTGCTACTGCTGCTACTACTTCAGGCACAGTTGATAGAGCTTCCAGTTTCCTCtctaaaaacagaaaacaagaaATCTTTTTCTGCTTTACCTATTCTGGAAATGGTAACAAGTTTATAGTTGTTTGaagttataaaaaatgtttgcaTAAGCATATAGAATTCCAATGAAATGGTGGAGGTGTTCATTATGTCAGTGATGATGACCACCAAATATGTGGATGATGATAGAGATGATGGTAACATGTGTTGGTGCCACTTGGTGGGAGTGGTGCACCCTTTTACACTGATGGTGGAGGATAGTGGTGATGGTTGCCTAGTTGCTGCGACATCCTACATTAAGAATAGGTACTGTTATAGGGAGGTAACCCCAGCATGAGGCATTAAACTATAACAAAAACTTGACCCTAACTCTAGTCAAAAACCAAACAGCTGTGTCTAACATCATATTAAAAAACCTGACTAGTCCTAATGCAGCAAAGAAAACCATTTCCTTTGATAAAGACAGTCCTTGCATAGCTATTAAAACATGCATATATCACAACAAACAAATATACATCCACAttgcatttaaaattaaattcagaagAATTCATTTCATCTATTACTTCAATACACTAATTGAGTGAGAGGAGAAACCCATAGCCAAGAAAGTTAAAGAAGAACCAAGAGGATGATGAGCATCAATTACATTAATATAAGTACCTTGTAGATGCACAATACACAAGGTTCCTTTTCTGCAAGACGCCATCCACCTTAAGGCAGTCAAcctggaaaatgaaaaatgttgtACAATGtgctttcaacaaaaagaaCAAGCAAAGCACAATTACACTTGCTCTCTTGAGGTTTCTGGTAATTCAGGAACCTCTCCTGTGATTCATAAAATAACTTTGCCCTCCCTCATAGTTCAATAATTTTAGCAAACATCACCATTCAGATAGTCAGACAGTCCACTTTGGTGACACAAAATATGATAAGAATGTTGTTTACTTTTCATCTATTCATTTCTTATATGAATGAATAGGATAACACTATTCTCCCACCTTATTTACTAGCAAGCCCTTATGTGTCTCTCTAAAAGGAAAAACCTTCTCTATTTGAGACCTGACCCTCTTTTATTGAACCATTTCTAACTTTTGCATAGAACTTCACTCTTCTATGATAATTTAACTCTTCATAACTAAATGGATAATTAATTATTGGTGACCATGATTTACAATATGTTTAAGTCATTAATGCCCTTTAAACTCTAGttcagaaatattttttaaaattgtgtctTTATTGTGCTAGTGGAAGCCTTGATTATTGATGCAATAACATAAAGATAAAGCTATTTCCACAATAAGATAAACTAGGTTTTAACATAGTTCAGCAATGTGGTCACATCGACAAAGGAGAGAGAACAAATCCAATATATCATAAAGAAAttgcaaaggaaagaaaatctATATAGCTacaaccctaaaccccaaaacATCTTATGTTTCCTTAGTGCTAGTACTTATACCATGAACTACAAGCCCTCCACCAGATCTCTAGCACTCTTCCTCATATCTTTACCTCCTCGGTATAGACTTCACATGTCTCATCTCCATCCCATAACCTATTTTTCCCTCATGACCTAAAAGGTTTACACAAGTATTCCTAACAGCTTTCTTTATTCAATAAGGATATATACTTTCACAAGGAAATaccaatttataaatattttatacaatatccTTTACTGAAAGGAACATACACTGGataggaatttgagacactttccaaCAGTGTAGGAGAATCTAATTGTTGAGTTATAAAGTTCTAGTTACTGGCAACATTCAAAAGTGCAAGAATAAAAGGCAATTTACCCCATCCAACCAAACTCACCCCAAATACAACTTTGGTTGAAGGACATCCTAAAAGTTGGCCTAGAACTGACTATATGCATCTCAAGTCTCGAACCCATACCAGTAGGTGTGAAGTGGACCAGCTTGCGCAAACAAATTAGAAGTGCATATAGGTTATGTTTATGTATGAAGACATCTCTTCCAGAAAGTCTTTCAAAGATAGTCCTAACAAATGGAAGATATCCAAATCTCAAACTATCCCAAAATGAACACAAGGTTGAAAATCTTAAACCAAGTTAGATCAACTTCAAACCCATCCATTGAGGAACAGGGGTGAGTGCCTAATTAATCTACTTCATTTCATCCTATTCCCTTTCTGGGCAAAGACactcaaaattgttttcatcaAAAAGTTGAAAGATACCTGCCAAGAGTACAGTTTTGAAATTCCTTTCTTTCTATATATGTTGCATATCTCAGAAGGAAGCCATTTGCTAAGATCTAAACTATCCTTCAGGGGCTCAAAACTTGATGGAGTACTTGCTTCATCACATTCACAGGCAATAATGGATTTAGTGATTCCCAAATCTGGTGAATCAGCTTTGATGTTATCCTTTTCTTGGCTCAATAAATCCACTTCCCTTTTGGCTTCTGCATCAATTGAATTCATATCTTTTACTTCACTCATTCCTCCATTTGTCTGAGCTTTGCAGTAATCAATTACAATACCAGTGGTTTTTAGAACCTTATGATTCACGGAACCACAAGCAGATTGTTCACCATCCATAACATCCAGCTTATCAGCAGAACAATGAGGTGGATTTGTTTCATCCAAGTTCTTTTCCTCAAACAAGAAGTCAAATCGTTTAACAGGCAGTGGGGATACTTGATCTGAATCTTTCACACGATATCCTAATGATCCAGAAGAAACACCTATTTCCATACCCTCAACTGTGCAGTCACCGTCAACCAACATTTCCTTCAACTTAAACCCACAGCCAGCATTTCTCAAATtgcatgagttcttcatctcaTATTCGCTCTTGGCAGCATTAATTTGCTCATCAGTTTTTGGAGCAAACAAACCATCAGCAACTTGAATTGCTTCATTCCAGAATGATTCTCCAGGTGAAAACATGGAGCTTCCACGCATTGAATTGGGGGTTTCATGAGCAAATGCATTAACAGTCAATGGACCAGGTGTATAGCACTCGGTCATATTAACAGTTGATTTTAGTCTTTCATTGCTTTTTCTCAAGCTTCCTTGAACTTCAGTGGCATCATTTCCAACTGTTAcctacaaaaaaattatatttaacaaGAAGGAGAAAAATCATATCACAAATTTCAGGGCATAgttgtttttaacatttttaccTCTCTAGAAGAATCAAAAATTCTTTCCACAGGTTTAACAATAAGACCAAGCTGCCCATCTTCATAATTATTCTCGTTTAAACAAGAATCTTCACCTTCTAACCGGGACTGGTCCGCATTGGCAATGCAATGCCTCTTCTTGGAAATCTCATTCTTCACATCTTGCAGAGATGGACTGCCACATCTTTTATTCACATTCACTTTCAATCCAGATGGCAAACTTGCACTTGATGGAAATTCACTGCAGAAGGCAAAACAAAAAAGGATGATACTATTGGTTCTTGAGTAACCAAATAACTGAAATAGTTTTGTGCAGTTAATATACACAAAATTAAGAAATTGTCGAAAACAGTAATTACCATTATTGCTAAAAACACGAGAATGAAATGAAATCATACAGAGCAATGAACCTAAAACCTAGCTTTACCTGCAATAAAGAGATAAAAAGTCAGCTGCAATTTGCTTAAGTTCCGAGTTCACGGGACCATGTGCAGAGACTGAGCAATCCTTCAATTGCTCTCCAACTCCAACACCACCCATCTGAGATAAACCCCGGGAATTTTCCGTATGAGTTTCTCCAAATGCTTCGGTAGTTCCATGACCCAATTGGCCTGATAAAAGggcattttcattttcatctttAGAAGGCAAATTAATCTCCAATGTCAAATTTCTTTTGACTGGGCCTTTTCCTGCTGATGAACCACGAGCAGTGGAATTATCATCCGGATAAGTTACCAAATAGTTGTCTAAGGTGCCCTTGCTACTGGGAGAACCATCGACTGCTCTTTTTGAATCTTTTTCGATTCTTCCAGTCTTCAAACCAGGAGATAGCGGTTTCCttttctttgaagaaaaaaactgCATACAGAAACCAATTACAGACCAAGAACGAATGCAAATTACTTCAAATTTGAACAAGAAAGGCGAAAATCTCTGTACTGAAAGTCTGTAACCTACCACAtgaaaaatttcataaaattgccTCATCAAAAATAGAAGATTCGTTGCATGTTTTACCAAGAACAATGCAACAAAGATCaaattttgaagagaaaaatgaatgcCGAAAGACATCTATGGTTTTGGGAGAGAGTATTGGTGAGAAAAAAATTACCTGATCGATGCGATTCCGAATGGAATCAGAGGCCATGATAGAAGCGAAGTTTCAGGCGATCTACGGAACCCTAGTTTTTGGCCCCGCACATACAAGCTCGCAAAAGGAAGTCACtcaagaggtttgaattttCCGGAATGACCGCCAACAAGTGCCATGTGCACAGGAAAGGCAGATGACAATGGACCCAAACCCGGCCCATTAATCCCTGGGGCTCGGGCTGGCCCAAATATTTA contains:
- the LOC100264582 gene encoding helicase and polymerase-containing protein TEBICHI isoform X2, with the translated sequence MASDSIRNRIDQFFSSKKRKPLSPGLKTGRIEKDSKRAVDGSPSSKGTLDNYLVTYPDDNSTARGSSAGKGPVKRNLTLEINLPSKDENENALLSGQLGHGTTEAFGETHTENSRGLSQMGGVGVGEQLKDCSVSAHGPVNSELKQIAADFLSLYCSEFPSSASLPSGLKVNVNKRCGSPSLQDVKNEISKKRHCIANADQSRLEGEDSCLNENNYEDGQLGLIVKPVERIFDSSREVTVGNDATEVQGSLRKSNERLKSTVNMTECYTPGPLTVNAFAHETPNSMRGSSMFSPGESFWNEAIQVADGLFAPKTDEQINAAKSEYEMKNSCNLRNAGCGFKLKEMLVDGDCTVEGMEIGVSSGSLGYRVKDSDQVSPLPVKRFDFLFEEKNLDETNPPHCSADKLDVMDGEQSACGSVNHKVLKTTGIVIDYCKAQTNGGMSEVKDMNSIDAEAKREVDLLSQEKDNIKADSPDLGITKSIIACECDEASTPSSFEPLKDSLDLSKWLPSEICNIYRKKGISKLYSWQVDCLKVDGVLQKRNLVYCASTSAGKSFVAEILMLRRLISTGKMALLVLPYVSICAEKAEHLEVLLEPLGKHVRSYYGNQGGGTLPKDTSVAVCTIEKANSLINRLLEEGRLSEIGIIVIDELHMVGDQNRGYLLELLLTKLRYAAGEGHVESVSGESSNMSSGKSDPAHGLQIVGMSATMPNVAAVADWLQAALYQTDFRPVPLEEYIKVGNTIYDKKMDIIRTISKTADLGGKDPDHIVELCNEVVQEGHSVLLFCSSRKGCEFTARHVSKFLKKFSTNAHNNTGEFVDISSAIDALRRSPAGLDPILEETLPSGVAYHHAGLTVEERDIVETCYRKGLLRVLTATSTLAAGVNLPARRVIFRQPRIGRDFIDGTRYKQMAGRAGRTGIDTKGESVLICKPEEVKRICGLLNESCPPLYSCLSEDKNGMTHAILEVVASGIVQTANDINRYVRCTLLNSTKPFQDVVKSAQDSLRWLCHRKFLEWNEDTKLYSTTPLGRAAFGSSLCPEESLVVLDDLSRAREGFVLASDLHLVYLVTPINVDVEPDWELFYERFMQLSALDQEVPVTEVCEAFKVARGMVQGLQENAGRFASMVSLFCERLGWNDLEGLVAKFQNRVSFGVRAEIVELTTIPYVKGSRARALYKAGLRTPLAIAEASIPEIVKALFEFSSWAAEGNSVQRNVQLGVAKKIKNAARKIVLDKAEEARIAAFSAFKSLGLNVPQFSRPLLLIANDNPSQEAASTSSGEGATSSFVGTECMKSGKPAVEGSENSNKVASEIGVEKLKNMSDVILGTAGEVKSTGPIQCKFGAENPAVLSILNDELNSIVDRNENAVMPLSIKSMNTGNGNGTSDAYVDHGQHEQQRGENECLDNNGKAYEKGPIHATNTPGGFDSFLDLWDSVREFYFDIHFNKQSEVNSLAPYEIHGIAICWENSPVYYINLPKDLLCSDERKNIYLTMNVSDDKPNILDANHRLEAAKWRWSKVGKIMGKKDVRKFTWNLKVQIQVLKNPAVSIQKFGSLNLAMRTMGLELIDNSYLMLSPVYIVDGLDMCIVTWILWPDEERSSNPNLEKEVRKRLSSEAAAAANRSGRWKNQTRRAAHNGCCRRVAQTRALCSVLWKLLVSEELVEVLLRIEIPLVTILADMEVWGIGVDMEGCIQARNVLGKKLRHLEKEAYELAGMTFSLYTAADIANVLYGHLKLPIPEGHNKGKQHPSTDKHCLDLLRHEHPIIPVIKEHRTLAKLLNCTLGSICSLARLSLQTQRYTLHGHWLQTSTATGRLSMEEPNLQCVEHVVEFKMIKGNKDVCNSEADHYKINARDFFVPSQENWLLLTADYSQIELRLMAHFSRDSSLTELLSKPHGDVFTMIAAKWTGKPESVVGYQEREQTKRLVYGILYGMGANTLAKQLECSLGEAEEKIRSFRSSFPGVASWLHEAVACCCKKGYVKTLKGRKRFLSKIKFGTSKEKLKARRQAVNSICQGSAADIIKIAMINIHSVIAEGVDEPNSSTELPAKFHMLKGRCRIILQVHDELVLEVDPSVMKEAGLLLKMTMENSTSLLVPLLVKLKVGRTWGSLEPFHAEPLGDEMLVLQKDV